Within Dreissena polymorpha isolate Duluth1 chromosome 13, UMN_Dpol_1.0, whole genome shotgun sequence, the genomic segment tgtgcattgggtgttcgtcagatgtttaaaacagaaatgtacagctgtgcattgggtgttcatcagatatttaatatataaatgcatagctgtgcataaagtgtaaagCGTCagatgatttaaatataaatgcacAGCTATCAATAGgttgttcgtcagatgtttaaaatagaaatgcacagctgtgcgttgggttttaatcaaatgtttaaaatacaaatgcacagttgtgcattgtgtgttcatcagatgtttaatatataaatgcatagctgtgcattgggtgttcgtcagatgtttaaaatagaaatacatagctgtgcattaggtgttcgtcagatgattaaaatagaaatgcacagctatcaATAGggtgttcggcagatgtttaaaatagaaatgcacagctgtgcgtTGGgttttaatcagatgtttaaaatacaaatgcacagctgtgcattgggtgttcatcagatgtctaatatataaatgcatagctgtgtattgggtgtccgtcatatgttaaaatagaaacgcaacgCTCTACATTGGATGTTCGTCatatgtttgaaattaaaattcaCAGCTTAGCATTGGGTGTTcataagatgtttaaaatagaaatttatAGCTGCACATCGGgtattcggcagatgtttaaatagaaatgcacagctgtgcattgggtgttaatcagatgtttaaaatagaaatgcacaactgtgcgttggatgttcgtcagatgttaaaatacaaatgcacagctgtgcattggatgttcgtcagatgttaaaatacaaatgcacagctgtgcattgggtgttcatcagatgtttaaaaataaaatgcacagctgtgcattgggtgttcgtcagatgtttaaattagaaatgcatagctgtgcattgtatgttcttcagatgtttacaatttaaatgcacagctatgcattgggtcttcatcagatgtttaatatataaatgcatagctgcaCATCGGATGTACGGCAGAAGTTTAaagtagaaatgcacagctgtagattgggtgttaatcagatgtttaaaatagaaatgtacagctgtgcattggatgttcgtcggatgtttaaaatacaaatgcacagctgtgcattgggtgttcattagatatttaaaaagtaaatgcacagctgtgcattgggtgttcgtcagatgtttgaactagaaatgcatagctgtgcattgggtgttcgtcagatgtttacaatttaaatgcacggctgtgcattgggtgttcatcagatgtttaatatataaatgcatagctgtgcattgtgtgttcgtcataggtttaatatataaatgcataactGTGCATTAGGTGTGtgtcatatgtttaaaatagaaatgcacagctatgcatagggtgttaatcagatgtttaaaacagaaatgcacagctgtgcattgggtgttaatctcatgtttaaaatagaaatgtacagatgtgcattggatgttcgtcggatgtttaaaataaaaatgcacagctgttcattgaGTGTTTATcagatatttaaaatagaaatgtaaagctgcgcatcgggtattcggcagatgtttaaatagaaatgcacagctgttcattgggtgttaatcagatgtttaaaatagaaatgcacaactgtgcatttgatgttcggcagatgtttaaaacagatatgcatagctgtgcattgggtgtcctttagatgtttaaaatagaaatgcacagctgtgcattgggtattAATCAGATGTTTCaaatagaaatgcacaactgtgcattggatgttcgtcatatgttaaaatacaaatgcacagctgtgcattggatgtttgtcagatgttaaaatacaaatgcacagatgtacattgggtgttcatcagatgtttaaaatagaaatgtatagcttcgcatcgggtattcggcagatgttaaaaatagaaatgcacatctGTGCtttagatgttcgtcagatgtttaaaatagaaattcatagctgcgcatcgggtgttcggcagaagcttaaaatagaaatgcacagctgtgcattgggtgttcatcagatgtttaaaatagaaatacatagctgtgaattgAGTGTCCGTTTTAGGGtaatatagaaacgcaaagtCTGTGGGCATCTGGTTGTTCGTCAGatgtgtaaaaaaatacaaaggcAACAGCTGTGTCatttgggtgttcatcagatgtttaaatacaaatgcatagCTTGTaaattgggtgttcgtcagatgtttgaaatagaaatgcatagctagATCGCGATtggtaaaatacattttgttgaaaAACTCAAACCACCATTCGTGATCGAAATAcccattatattatatattatattatattctatAGTCAGTATCAAAAATTATTATATCTTACATATtagcatattaatttatattaaaattctgtattatatcttatattattgtatattttctcTCTATTCTCATTCTCATTACCGCTTCCATTCTAAATTATATTCTATATTCTATTATTTCTTATTCCTATATTAActattatattatacattattatagATATTATATTCTATAGAGGATTTAGGAGAACTTATATTATCTCTTCTatcttatattatatattattagaaattATGCTAGAGGGTCTCTTATCTTATGtagtatatattgtattatatccTATATCATATTATATTAGGGATTATAGGATTTATTTATTAGAGGATATTCTAGATTAGAGATTtttattctctctctctcttctcttctaGAGAGatatctctatctctctctctagaTCTCTCTCTCTCGAAgatctctctctcctctctcctctcttctcttctttcttctcttctctctcctctcctctcttcCCTTCTcccttctcttctctcttctcttctctctcttCTCGTACAATTCTCTTccctcttctctcttctcttctgtcttctctcttctctcttctcttagagattctctctctctctctctcttttctTACCCTTCTCTCTCTTCtttcttctcttctctcttctctctaTCTTCTCTTCTCTTCTTTTCTCTTGTCTCTTCTCTCTGTCTTCTCTTCtttcttctctcttctcttctcttctcttctcttGTCTGCTCTTCTtcctctcttctcttctctcttctgtTCTCTTGTCTCTTCTCTTCtgtcttctcttctctcttctcctCTCTCTtactcttctcttctctcttctcttctctcttctcttctcttctcCTCTTTCTTCTCTtcctcttctctcttctctcttctcttctctcttctcttctcttctctcctCTTCTCTCTTCTCATTTCTCTTCTCTGCTCTCCTCTTCTCTCTTCTCTGCTCTCCTCTTCTCTCCTTCTCCTCTCTTCCCCTCTCTCCTCCCTCGTcttctctcctctctcctctcttcTCTCCTCTCTTCCCTCCTCTCTGCGCTCCTCTCTTCTCTCCTCTCTTCTCTCCTCCCTTCTCTCCTCGCCTTCCTGTCTTTTTCTCCCTTGCCCGCACTCCTGTCTTCTCCCCCATACTGCGTTCATACCCAGTTTATTCTCTCTTCCCCTTACGATTTACTGACCGAGATCTGATTTTGCTACACTTACCAGTGTAACATTACATAAGCAGTACTCAGCAACTCATCTCGAATAGGACGCAGCAATATGACCAATCTTCTGGGGAggatttctctcaaatcagccaatgaaatactCGGATTTATCCATCGGATCTACTGGCGGGAAAAAATGCCCCCGGCGTTTCATAAGCTATTGCTATAGGTCATTATACGAAGTCAAAAGGTCTGGTCAGGCCCCGACTTTATTTACTAAGAGTTTATGGTAGGAATATTTTTTAATGGGACGAACTGATTAAAATGCAGTGATGTGTcatcatgtttgtttttatttgaggaCATTAACTTTATGT encodes:
- the LOC127855873 gene encoding uncharacterized protein LOC127855873 → MGEKTGVRAREKKTGRRGEKGGEKRGEKRGAQRGGKRGEKRGERREDEGGERGREEKERRGEQRREKRRRREERREERREKRKRRKRRREEKREEKREEKSKREEKREEKTEEKRQENRREKRREEEEQTREEKRREERRKKRRQREETREKKRREDREKREEKKEEREGDYAWFALWISKRFIAENCLTEDSGDIRCITIVSDNGQKWSKLSSEMDVTKELMQTKRSSVGTRREYKRMQIDRLLTDLQPNVLTVIEEEPCTPKPSSSLSSSSSSSSSSSSSSSSSSSSSSSSSSTTVGALSSRIEI